From the Oncorhynchus clarkii lewisi isolate Uvic-CL-2024 unplaced genomic scaffold, UVic_Ocla_1.0 unplaced_contig_13948_pilon_pilon, whole genome shotgun sequence genome, the window CAACTCCTGGAGACGCCACCTGAAGCTGTCAGATAAAACCCCTCCTGATGACCTGGCGTTTGCCTGGGAGGACGTGAAGGCCATGTTTAATGGTGGCAGCAGGAAGCGGTGTCTACCCTCATCTCACTGCTCCGCCATGGGGCCGGGGAAGGTTATGAACTCTGGTCTGCCCCACATGATGACCCCTGACCTGGTCCAGAAGAGGAGCCGcttcgaggaggaggaggacctggatGGAAGCAGCCTGTCTCCCCGTAAGAACACTCGCAGCTACCCGGTGATCCCTGTGCCCAGTAAAGGGTTCGGCATGCTGCAGAAGTTCCCCCCTACCTCCCTGTTCCCCAACCCTTACTCCTTCCCAGCCTTCAGCCTCTGCCAGCAGAAGAAAGATGACAGTGAGGTGGCTGGAGGACAGAAGAACACTGGTCTATCAGGTCTGCTGTGGCCCGGTCGTAAAGACACCTTCTATCCTCCATTCTGCATGTTCTGGCCCCCTAGGACTGCTGGGGGCCTCCCAGTGCCCACCTACCTGCAGCCACAGCGCTCCGTCAACACTCTGTCCTCATTGGCCGAGAGCCCCTCCCTCAGGCAGGCCTTCCTCGACCTATCAGAGCCCCCACACCCAGGGGCGGGGCCAGGCATGGGAGCCACACCCAGGTCAGGTCTGTTTGACCTTGACTCCTCCACCCTGACTTCTGACTTGCACCCTGTGACCTCAGAGGGCTGGCTGAAGGTGTTGGACACCCCGTCTCTCCAGGCTAGGAAAGCCTACTACCACTCAGCCTTCCGACCCGTCGTCAAAGATGCAGAAAGCATCGCCAAGCTCCATGGCAACCTGGAGGAGTTTGGGTCAGAGCTCCACCTGTCCCCCGGGACCAGCTGCAGCTACGCCTCTGAGagcggaggagagggggaagaagagcgagaagagagtgaggaggaaggagaggtggatgtAGAGACCAAgcaggatgaggaagaggaacaTTTCAAAAGACCAACCCCACCACAGGCACACAGCGGCCTGCACCTCAGAGGGCAAAGTGAAGGATCAGGActatgggagagaagagagaaagaggctgtCAACTTCCCCTGCAGCCCTGCAGATCACAGCCAGGACCAGAGCAGTACAAGCCTGTCTGCCTCTCATTCTGCTCCCCCTGCCagcctcacactctctctccccagccccacaCACACCCCGCTGCAACTGGAGGACCAGTCCTACAAACATGTAAAAGTAAGGCACTTTAATTATTATTTAAATGGCGTTGTAGCCTGGCTGATGTAATATGCATAAACATTTTAATATCAGCATCTCCCTGAAGAATTGAAACATCCACAGTGCTCTGATCGCTGATAATAGGAACAGTCCGGTATTGTTTAATGGTCACATTATATCGGTTCTCTAATTGTCACTTTCTGCCATTTAGCCTTTCTAATGTGGAACCTGTCGACTCCACATTAACAAAGCCAAGGGAGTTGGTCCACAACCAGGGGAAACAGTTGCGTTGTAAAAGGGAGGAGTCATTCTCAGTCTAATGgtaacactaatgaagagacattcacagtctaacgacactaatgaagagacattcacagtctaacaacactaatgaagagacattcacagtctaacaacactaatgaagagacattcacagtctaataACACTAacgaagagacattcacagtctaataGTGACACTAATTTAGGATACATTCACAGTCTAATAATGAcaataatgaagagacattcacagtctaataacaacactaatgaagagacattcataGTCTAATAACGACACAAATCAAGAGACATTCTCAAACTAATTGTAACACAAATGGAAATACATTCACAGTCTAATAACGACACTAAATATGAGACATTTTGTCTAATAGTAACACCattgaagag encodes:
- the LOC139398508 gene encoding SKI family transcriptional corepressor 2-like — translated: MTTSPSSFQQEPLTPPSSFQQEPLTPPRPPHSSLKPNQVGQVVLYGVPIVSLVIDHQERLCLAQISNTLLKNYSYNEIHNRRVALGITCVQCTPVQLEILRRAGAMPISSRRCGMITKREAERLCKSFLGENNPPKLPDNFAFDVSHECAWGSRGNFIPARYNSSRAKCIKCSYCSMYFSPNKFIFHSHRTPEAKYIQPDAANFNSWRRHLKLSDKTPPDDLAFAWEDVKAMFNGGSRKRCLPSSHCSAMGPGKVMNSGLPHMMTPDLVQKRSRFEEEEDLDGSSLSPRKNTRSYPVIPVPSKGFGMLQKFPPTSLFPNPYSFPAFSLCQQKKDDSEVAGGQKNTGLSGLLWPGRKDTFYPPFCMFWPPRTAGGLPVPTYLQPQRSVNTLSSLAESPSLRQAFLDLSEPPHPGAGPGMGATPRSGLFDLDSSTLTSDLHPVTSEGWLKVLDTPSLQARKAYYHSAFRPVVKDAESIAKLHGNLEEFGSELHLSPGTSCSYASESGGEGEEEREESEEEGEVDVETKQDEEEEHFKRPTPPQAHSGLHLRGQSEGSGLWERREKEAVNFPCSPADHSQDQSSTSLSASHSAPPASLTLSLPSPTHTPLQLEDQSYKHVK